One genomic window of Sodaliphilus pleomorphus includes the following:
- a CDS encoding NAD(P)H-dependent flavin oxidoreductase, whose amino-acid sequence MKPTRITTLFGIKYPIIAGGMVWCSSWRLASAVTNAGGLGLLGSGSMHPETLEQHIEKMQQATAGKPWGVNIPLMYPEIDKLIEIIISHKVPVVFTSAGSPKKYTATFHAAGIKVAHVVSSSKFARKCEEAGVDAVVAEGFEAGGHNGREETTTMTLIPQVRQATSLPLIAAGGIASGSAIAAAMALGAEGVQIGTLFALSQESSASEAFKQRCITLNEGDTMLALKKISPTRMIKNALYDKIHAAEDAGADADKLREILGAKAAKRGIFDGDLDSGELEIGQIASAIKEIKPVAQIMDELVADFDATVQKMAQL is encoded by the coding sequence ATGAAACCTACACGTATCACAACGCTATTTGGCATCAAGTATCCCATCATTGCAGGCGGAATGGTGTGGTGCAGCAGCTGGCGCCTGGCATCGGCGGTGACCAATGCCGGCGGCCTGGGTTTGCTCGGTTCGGGAAGCATGCACCCCGAAACGCTCGAGCAACACATCGAGAAAATGCAACAAGCCACAGCCGGCAAGCCTTGGGGCGTGAACATACCGCTCATGTATCCCGAAATCGACAAGTTGATAGAAATCATCATTTCCCACAAGGTGCCAGTTGTGTTCACCTCGGCAGGCAGCCCCAAGAAGTACACTGCCACCTTCCACGCTGCCGGCATCAAGGTGGCCCACGTGGTATCGAGCAGCAAGTTTGCCCGCAAGTGCGAGGAAGCCGGAGTCGATGCGGTAGTTGCCGAGGGCTTTGAGGCCGGCGGCCACAACGGCCGCGAGGAGACTACAACGATGACGCTCATCCCGCAAGTGCGCCAAGCCACCAGCTTGCCGCTCATCGCAGCCGGCGGCATCGCCAGCGGCAGTGCCATAGCCGCAGCCATGGCACTGGGGGCCGAAGGCGTGCAGATAGGCACGCTGTTTGCCTTGAGCCAGGAAAGCTCGGCCAGCGAGGCCTTCAAGCAACGCTGCATCACCCTCAACGAGGGCGACACCATGCTGGCACTAAAAAAGATATCGCCCACACGCATGATCAAGAACGCACTCTACGACAAGATACATGCAGCCGAAGACGCTGGTGCCGATGCCGACAAGCTGCGAGAGATACTGGGCGCAAAAGCTGCCAAGCGAGGCATCTTTGACGGCGATCTCGACTCGGGAGAACTCGAGATAGGCCAAATTGCATCGGCCATCAAGGAAATCAAGCCTGTAGCTCAAATTATGGATGAGCTTGTGGCCGACTTTGATGCCACCGTGCAGAAAATGGCACAGTTGTAG
- a CDS encoding AAA family ATPase, which yields MSMQLTPQAQKVIMRASAQARLNRQEHVTPEHLLLAFLEQKPFVDALHACSKAAPGTMRNALERQVEKAEAPCKNSRDVASKSSYQMEQLIDAAITQAEQAGSSIIDVTHLANAMLHLQHSWAAYCLAQAIDGNEGSFITALLDSYEHTGDDAPTASRQPKQEAGSQAAWQAYVLCINDHLAGHNPLIGRTAELERTIQVLCRRDKNNPLHLGEPGVGKTAIVYGLAARIEAGEVPSRLKGCRIYQLDMGTAIAGTKFRGEFEQRLQSIMKGAAAEGNAIIYIDEIHNIVGAGQTGEGSLDASNMLKPYLEAGEVRFIGATTYEEYNRFMGRSKGLMRRFQTIDIAEPTVDDAIKIVTALKPNYESFHHVRYTADALDYAVRASARFINDRFLPDKAIDLIDEAGAYVEMKKTRSKVVDKQLVARVLARVANIDALAVQRDDTQVLASLMPHIKSLIYGQDEAVKSVVEAVQLSKAGLSDVHKPLASLLFVGPTGVGKTEVARVLARELGVKLVRFDMSEYVEKHTVAKLIGSPAGYVGYDDGGLLTDAIRCSPDCVLLLDEIEKAHSDVFDILLQVMDYGVLTDNKGRKAYFHNVILIMTSNAGAQYASQASLGFASTTTAGSAMLKQVKHTFKPEFLNRLNGIIVFNDMDQHMASLVLDKKLRELKTLLKAKNVTLQLSKEAHDFLLKQGYSKEYGAREMDRAIERSLKTVLMREILFGSLKDGGRARVVVVGDELELKK from the coding sequence ATGTCGATGCAATTGACCCCCCAAGCCCAAAAGGTAATCATGCGAGCAAGTGCCCAGGCCCGCCTCAACAGGCAGGAGCACGTTACCCCCGAGCATCTGCTCCTGGCTTTTCTTGAGCAGAAACCCTTTGTCGACGCCTTGCACGCATGCAGCAAGGCGGCGCCGGGCACGATGCGCAATGCCCTCGAGCGCCAGGTCGAGAAGGCTGAGGCCCCTTGCAAGAATAGCAGGGATGTGGCATCAAAGAGCAGCTACCAGATGGAGCAGCTCATCGATGCGGCTATCACACAGGCCGAGCAAGCGGGCAGCAGTATCATCGACGTCACCCACTTGGCCAATGCCATGCTCCACCTGCAGCACTCATGGGCGGCCTACTGCCTTGCTCAGGCTATCGATGGCAACGAGGGCAGTTTCATCACAGCCCTGCTCGACAGCTATGAGCACACTGGCGACGATGCTCCCACGGCATCGCGCCAGCCCAAGCAGGAAGCTGGCAGCCAGGCTGCATGGCAAGCCTATGTGCTGTGCATCAACGACCACCTCGCAGGCCACAACCCGCTCATAGGGCGCACTGCCGAGCTGGAGCGCACCATCCAAGTGTTGTGCCGCCGCGACAAGAACAACCCGCTTCACCTGGGCGAGCCAGGAGTGGGCAAGACGGCGATTGTCTATGGCCTGGCTGCCCGCATCGAGGCTGGCGAGGTGCCCTCGCGATTGAAGGGCTGCCGCATCTATCAACTCGACATGGGCACGGCAATAGCGGGCACAAAATTCAGAGGTGAGTTTGAACAGCGCCTGCAATCTATTATGAAGGGGGCTGCCGCCGAGGGCAATGCCATCATCTATATCGATGAGATTCACAATATCGTGGGCGCTGGCCAGACGGGCGAGGGTTCGCTCGACGCCTCCAACATGCTCAAGCCCTATCTTGAGGCAGGCGAGGTGCGCTTCATCGGAGCCACAACCTATGAGGAGTACAATCGCTTCATGGGCCGCAGCAAGGGCCTGATGAGGCGTTTCCAGACTATCGACATTGCCGAGCCCACCGTCGACGACGCCATCAAGATTGTGACTGCGCTCAAGCCCAACTATGAGTCATTTCACCACGTGCGCTACACTGCCGACGCGCTCGACTATGCCGTGCGTGCAAGTGCGCGCTTCATCAACGACCGTTTCCTGCCCGACAAGGCTATCGACCTCATCGACGAGGCTGGTGCCTATGTCGAGATGAAGAAAACCCGGAGCAAGGTGGTCGACAAGCAGCTTGTGGCCCGCGTGCTGGCTCGTGTGGCCAATATCGACGCACTTGCCGTGCAGCGCGACGACACTCAAGTGCTTGCATCGCTCATGCCGCACATCAAGAGTCTCATCTACGGTCAGGACGAGGCTGTGAAGAGCGTTGTCGAGGCTGTGCAGCTGTCCAAGGCCGGGCTCAGCGATGTGCACAAGCCGCTGGCCAGCCTGCTCTTTGTGGGACCCACGGGCGTGGGCAAGACCGAGGTGGCTCGTGTTCTGGCCCGGGAGCTGGGTGTGAAGCTCGTGCGCTTCGACATGAGCGAGTATGTCGAGAAGCACACCGTGGCCAAGCTCATCGGCTCGCCGGCAGGCTATGTGGGCTACGACGACGGCGGACTGCTCACCGATGCAATACGCTGCAGCCCCGATTGCGTGTTGCTGCTCGACGAGATAGAGAAGGCCCACAGCGACGTGTTCGACATTCTGTTGCAGGTCATGGACTACGGCGTGCTCACCGACAATAAGGGGCGCAAGGCCTACTTCCACAACGTGATTTTGATCATGACCAGCAATGCCGGTGCCCAGTATGCAAGCCAAGCCTCGTTGGGATTTGCCTCGACAACTACTGCCGGAAGTGCTATGCTCAAGCAGGTGAAGCACACGTTCAAGCCCGAGTTTCTCAACCGCCTGAACGGCATCATCGTCTTCAACGACATGGACCAGCACATGGCCAGTCTCGTTCTCGACAAGAAGTTGCGCGAGCTCAAGACGCTGCTCAAGGCCAAAAATGTGACTTTGCAGCTCAGCAAGGAGGCTCACGACTTCTTGCTCAAGCAGGGCTACAGCAAGGAATATGGAGCCCGGGAGATGGACCGCGCCATCGAGCGCAGCCTCAAGACGGTGCTCATGCGAGAAATATTGTTTGGTTCGCTCAAGGACGGCGGAAGGGCGCGTGTCGTGGTCGTTGGCGACGAGTTGGAACTCAAGAAGTGA
- a CDS encoding iron-containing alcohol dehydrogenase family protein, translated as MNWEYVQPVRIIFGNGQIKKLTSEIAKLNGSNGLLVTTAGFVRRGMAARILQLSGGTIKQVYSAVSPNPTVEECDNCSSILRDNQCDFVVALGGGSVIDCAKAAATFGLTSCAATDFLGTGKAIPQQHLPIIAMPTTSGTASEVTCVSVLSDHNRGIKSPMNSYGFYPTVAIVDPELTLTVPPHLTATTGFDVLCHAIEAYWSVNHQPVCSTLAVHAAHLALTNLRQAYKHGDDLAARENMAEASVTAGLAFTLPKTTSAHACSYPLTNLLGIAHGEACAMTITHFIRFNANHGCERVVQLAHKLGYEDAEALANAIDGMREDTGMLLDLKSFHLDNTQLEQLIQGSKHPNLRNNPVPVSEQDLREMYESMI; from the coding sequence ATGAATTGGGAATATGTACAGCCGGTGCGCATCATCTTCGGCAACGGCCAAATCAAGAAATTGACAAGTGAAATTGCCAAACTCAACGGCAGCAATGGGCTTCTTGTGACGACAGCCGGATTTGTGCGGCGCGGCATGGCTGCACGCATCCTGCAACTGAGCGGCGGCACCATCAAGCAAGTATACTCGGCTGTGTCGCCCAACCCCACAGTAGAGGAGTGTGACAATTGCTCAAGCATCCTGCGCGACAACCAGTGCGACTTTGTTGTGGCCCTGGGCGGCGGCAGTGTCATTGACTGCGCCAAGGCAGCGGCCACCTTCGGGCTCACAAGCTGTGCCGCCACCGATTTTCTGGGCACAGGCAAGGCCATTCCCCAGCAGCACCTGCCCATTATCGCCATGCCCACCACATCGGGCACGGCCAGCGAGGTCACCTGCGTGTCGGTGCTGAGCGACCACAACCGGGGCATCAAGTCGCCCATGAACTCCTACGGGTTCTACCCCACTGTGGCCATTGTCGACCCCGAGCTCACCCTCACCGTGCCACCGCACTTGACGGCAACAACGGGATTCGACGTGCTGTGCCACGCCATAGAGGCCTACTGGAGTGTCAATCACCAGCCAGTGTGCAGCACCCTTGCCGTGCACGCGGCTCACTTGGCGCTCACCAATCTCAGACAGGCCTACAAGCATGGCGACGACCTCGCGGCACGCGAAAACATGGCCGAGGCATCGGTCACTGCAGGGCTTGCCTTCACACTGCCCAAGACCACAAGCGCCCACGCCTGCTCCTACCCCCTCACCAACTTGCTGGGTATCGCCCACGGCGAGGCTTGTGCAATGACCATCACCCATTTCATACGTTTCAATGCCAACCATGGCTGCGAGCGCGTCGTGCAACTCGCCCACAAGCTGGGCTATGAAGACGCCGAAGCGCTGGCCAACGCCATCGATGGCATGAGAGAAGACACAGGCATGTTGCTCGACCTCAAGTCGTTTCATCTCGACAACACGCAGCTCGAACAGCTCATACAGGGCAGCAAGCACCCCAACCTGCGCAACAATCCAGTGCCAGTGAGCGAGCAAGACCTGCGAGAGATGTATGAATCGATGATATGA
- a CDS encoding ATP-dependent Clp protease adaptor ClpS produces MPRSNQQSGSSPAAETRVNTCEPEQYNVLFHNDDFTTMDFVVMVLEDVFDKTAPQAEAIMLQVHEQGCAVVGTYTYDMAMTRAATATHMAREQQFPLRITVEQA; encoded by the coding sequence ATGCCACGCAGCAATCAGCAGTCGGGTTCGTCTCCGGCAGCGGAGACTCGAGTCAATACCTGCGAGCCCGAGCAGTACAATGTGCTTTTCCACAACGATGATTTCACGACAATGGACTTTGTGGTGATGGTGCTTGAAGACGTCTTTGACAAGACAGCTCCCCAGGCCGAAGCAATCATGCTGCAGGTGCATGAGCAGGGTTGCGCCGTGGTGGGCACCTATACCTACGACATGGCAATGACTCGTGCTGCAACGGCCACCCACATGGCTCGCGAGCAGCAATTCCCGTTGCGCATCACTGTGGAGCAGGCATAA
- a CDS encoding DUF7017 domain-containing protein — protein MTNLQPLKQNQRPISQPRTGEIFHLRSLGHLEEALDIAKEDYENFPTDKRVNSAYYWVLYSLCKDRYLDSTDTTTLVQSLNVMKQLLPQLYDQNGYAKRCYDLLCSRALPHATLIHNCNAACKEHPVEAYTQLRSQVRSAQDLDPSLHTSYAWILYRYLQAVNNSDMTRQEAQANVSIYHEYFTLQVDRPSRLHSCMLRSALRFKENLNKEKYDVTFSIVAFLREWDVANFTEEDWQQTPNPKGGNYSSLAEKAAKACYDEIKDNHHRDQADVLWLKSIYKMVLQHVPDDDWLLRQSIGIDTWMGDTSQVIDRYKHLLLSKPDKFFLWNELGDFITNNEKIKAGLYVHARNTGSKEEFVGKIHLKLARLYLRHQSPAASLAELEAYSRCYTRNGWKLNDDYKQLRDQIPQGTVAARDFAMERRCEDAALEMVYSDIEWKQRILAERWTSPGDKKERCMLLAPDGTQEKTKTARFPILHKLKMGTVIELKEITQRRNDGNQSKPVSTILLVRATSLEPWSLLPATTGVVTFSNTQKKFSLINSTDSKKYFYPAAPSNLPKGTIVTMRAYKEISDKGSGYKAVFVTPCSNRDQALAEFRHCIAVVSWVDEAQGKFHIVDNDKKLSETLRCCDAGLQPTMGQKLRIAYCYETDKHGRCHFLPVDVKTYSD, from the coding sequence ATGACCAATTTACAACCGCTCAAGCAAAACCAAAGGCCCATTTCACAGCCCCGCACTGGAGAAATATTCCACCTGCGCAGCCTCGGCCATCTCGAAGAGGCCTTGGACATAGCCAAAGAAGACTATGAAAATTTCCCAACCGACAAGCGGGTGAATAGCGCCTACTACTGGGTGCTCTATTCGCTGTGTAAAGACCGTTACCTTGATAGCACCGATACCACTACCCTGGTTCAAAGTCTCAACGTGATGAAACAACTCCTGCCCCAGTTGTACGACCAGAATGGCTATGCCAAACGGTGCTATGATTTGTTATGCAGCCGTGCCCTGCCTCACGCCACGCTCATCCACAACTGCAACGCAGCTTGCAAAGAGCACCCAGTTGAAGCCTACACCCAGTTGCGGAGCCAGGTGAGAAGCGCGCAGGACTTGGATCCATCTCTGCACACCAGCTACGCATGGATTCTCTACCGCTACCTTCAGGCCGTCAACAATTCAGATATGACTCGGCAAGAAGCTCAAGCCAATGTCTCTATCTACCACGAATACTTCACCCTGCAAGTAGATCGCCCCAGCAGGCTACACTCTTGCATGCTGCGCTCGGCCCTGCGTTTCAAGGAGAATTTAAACAAAGAAAAATACGATGTAACTTTCAGCATCGTCGCCTTTCTGCGAGAATGGGATGTGGCTAATTTCACCGAAGAGGATTGGCAGCAAACCCCCAATCCCAAGGGTGGAAATTATTCTTCCCTGGCCGAGAAGGCTGCCAAGGCCTGCTACGACGAGATTAAAGACAATCATCATCGAGACCAAGCCGATGTGCTGTGGCTCAAATCAATTTATAAGATGGTACTCCAGCACGTGCCCGACGATGACTGGCTACTGCGTCAAAGCATAGGCATCGACACATGGATGGGCGACACTTCTCAGGTCATCGACCGCTACAAGCATTTACTGCTCAGCAAGCCCGATAAGTTCTTCCTGTGGAATGAGTTAGGTGATTTCATCACCAACAACGAGAAAATAAAAGCAGGCCTCTATGTGCATGCCCGCAATACTGGGAGCAAAGAGGAGTTTGTAGGGAAAATTCATCTGAAACTCGCCCGTCTCTACCTGCGCCACCAGTCGCCAGCTGCATCCCTTGCCGAGTTGGAAGCCTACAGCCGCTGCTACACACGAAATGGATGGAAGCTCAATGACGACTACAAGCAACTGCGCGACCAAATCCCGCAAGGCACCGTGGCAGCGCGTGACTTTGCGATGGAGCGCCGTTGCGAGGACGCAGCACTCGAGATGGTCTACAGCGATATTGAGTGGAAGCAACGCATCTTGGCTGAAAGGTGGACCTCTCCTGGCGACAAGAAAGAACGTTGCATGCTACTTGCACCCGACGGCACCCAGGAGAAAACCAAGACTGCACGTTTTCCCATCTTGCATAAGCTCAAAATGGGCACTGTGATCGAGCTGAAAGAAATTACACAACGCAGAAATGACGGCAATCAGAGCAAACCAGTCAGCACAATCCTGCTTGTAAGGGCCACCTCGCTCGAGCCTTGGTCGCTATTGCCTGCCACAACGGGTGTGGTCACCTTCTCCAACACCCAGAAGAAATTCTCGCTTATCAACAGCACCGATAGCAAGAAATACTTTTATCCTGCAGCACCAAGCAACCTACCCAAAGGCACCATTGTCACCATGCGCGCCTACAAGGAAATTTCTGACAAAGGCTCTGGCTACAAGGCCGTCTTTGTCACACCTTGCTCCAATCGAGACCAAGCACTTGCCGAGTTTAGGCACTGCATCGCCGTGGTGAGCTGGGTAGATGAGGCACAAGGCAAGTTCCACATCGTAGATAACGACAAGAAGCTGAGTGAAACTTTGCGCTGCTGCGACGCAGGCCTACAGCCCACGATGGGCCAGAAGCTGCGCATCGCCTATTGCTACGAGACCGACAAGCATGGCCGTTGCCATTTCTTGCCTGTCGATGTAAAAACATATAGCGACTGA
- the gmd gene encoding GDP-mannose 4,6-dehydratase, which translates to MNKNNQKVALITGITGQDGSYLAEFLLDKGYEVHGVMRRSSSFNTGRIEHLYLDEWVRDMKRGRLLNLHYGDMTDSSSLIRLIEEIKPDEIYNLAAQSHVKVSFEVPEFTAESDALGVLRLLEGVRIAGRAHCTRIYQASTSELFGKVQETPQRETTPFYPRSPYAVAKLYAYWIMVNYREAYHMYCANGILFNHESERRGENFVTRKITVAAARIVNGLQDKLYLGNLNARRDWGYAKDYVECMWLMLQQPEPDDFVIATGEHHTVREFCALAFHYAGIELEWQGEGLDEKGIDKATGKVLVEVDPKYFRPTDVEQLLGDPSKAKTVLGWNPRSTTFDQLVRIMVEHDLEHVKKVYHLK; encoded by the coding sequence ATGAACAAGAATAATCAGAAAGTGGCATTAATCACCGGTATCACCGGGCAAGATGGCTCCTACCTGGCCGAGTTCCTTCTCGATAAGGGCTATGAGGTGCACGGCGTGATGCGCCGTAGCAGCAGTTTCAACACGGGTCGCATCGAGCACCTCTATCTCGACGAGTGGGTGCGCGACATGAAGCGAGGCAGGCTGCTCAATCTCCATTATGGCGACATGACCGATTCCAGCTCGCTGATACGCCTCATCGAGGAAATCAAGCCCGACGAAATCTACAACCTAGCAGCTCAAAGCCATGTGAAGGTGTCATTTGAGGTGCCCGAGTTCACGGCCGAGAGCGATGCTCTGGGGGTGCTGCGCCTGCTCGAGGGCGTGCGCATAGCAGGCAGGGCTCATTGCACAAGGATTTACCAAGCCAGCACCAGCGAGCTCTTTGGCAAAGTGCAGGAGACGCCGCAGCGCGAAACTACGCCTTTCTATCCCCGCAGCCCCTATGCCGTGGCCAAGCTTTATGCCTACTGGATCATGGTGAACTATCGCGAGGCCTATCACATGTATTGCGCCAACGGCATCCTCTTTAACCACGAGAGCGAGCGCCGTGGCGAGAACTTTGTGACCCGCAAAATCACCGTCGCTGCAGCACGCATCGTCAACGGCTTGCAAGACAAGCTTTACCTGGGCAACTTGAACGCCCGCCGCGACTGGGGCTATGCCAAGGACTATGTGGAGTGCATGTGGCTCATGCTTCAGCAGCCCGAGCCCGACGATTTTGTCATCGCCACGGGCGAGCACCACACCGTGCGCGAGTTTTGCGCCCTGGCCTTCCACTATGCCGGCATCGAGCTCGAGTGGCAGGGCGAGGGTCTGGACGAGAAGGGCATCGACAAGGCAACCGGCAAGGTGCTTGTCGAGGTTGATCCCAAGTACTTCCGCCCCACCGATGTGGAGCAGCTCCTGGGCGATCCTTCCAAGGCCAAGACTGTGCTGGGATGGAATCCGCGCTCTACGACCTTCGACCAGCTTGTGCGCATCATGGTCGAGCACGACCTCGAGCACGTGAAAAAAGTGTATCATCTCAAGTGA
- the aat gene encoding leucyl/phenylalanyl-tRNA--protein transferase, whose protein sequence is MVYHIPISPIVFPDPYGGDDDGLIAVGGDLSVERLELAYEHGIFPWYSYADCPEPMWYCPLERFVIIPGEIHVSHSMRTLINHHRYRVTWDQAFDRVIENCSRLRRGQAGAWLGSDMIAAYRRMHDRGLAASVEVWDASGQLVGGLYGVTLLDSFFGESMFSLVPSASKLALIYLARKMQQCGGKLIDCQLETPHLKSMGGRTISYEEYMDRLYF, encoded by the coding sequence ATGGTATATCACATTCCCATAAGTCCCATTGTTTTTCCCGACCCTTACGGCGGCGACGACGACGGCCTCATCGCCGTGGGCGGCGACTTGAGTGTGGAGCGCCTGGAGCTGGCCTATGAGCACGGCATCTTTCCGTGGTACTCCTATGCCGACTGCCCCGAGCCCATGTGGTATTGTCCGCTTGAGCGCTTCGTCATCATCCCCGGCGAGATTCACGTTTCCCACTCGATGCGCACCCTCATCAATCATCATCGCTATCGTGTGACTTGGGACCAGGCTTTCGACCGCGTGATAGAAAATTGCAGCAGGCTGCGGCGCGGGCAGGCTGGAGCCTGGCTGGGCAGCGACATGATTGCGGCCTATCGTCGCATGCACGACCGTGGCCTGGCTGCCAGCGTCGAGGTGTGGGACGCCAGCGGCCAGCTTGTGGGCGGGCTCTATGGGGTGACATTGCTCGACAGCTTCTTCGGCGAGAGCATGTTCTCGCTTGTGCCCAGTGCTTCCAAACTGGCGTTGATATACCTTGCCCGCAAGATGCAGCAATGTGGCGGGAAGCTCATCGACTGCCAGCTGGAGACGCCTCATCTCAAGTCGATGGGCGGGCGCACGATCAGCTACGAGGAGTACATGGACCGCCTGTACTTCTGA
- a CDS encoding GDP-L-fucose synthase family protein — protein sequence MLDKNSKIYVAGHHGLVGSAIWKNLEKRGYNNLVGRSHSELDLTDQQAVRRFFDQERPDAVVLAAAYVGGIMANSLYRADFIMQNMKIQCNVIDESYRHGVKKLLFLGSTCIYPKNAPQPIKEDALLTSPLEYTNEEYALAKISGLKMCESYNLQYGTNYIAVMPTNLYGPNDNFHLENSHVMPAMMRKIYLARLINEGNWKAIATDMNKRPVKGVDGSASHDEILRVLADYGIADNHVTLWGTGRPLREFLWSEDMADASVYLLLNVDFKDIIGIDKYSSVFYGATTGGHIDRNTSTGRGGAIPALGEIRNCHINVGTGIEITIRQLSQLVAQAVGFKGRIDFDASKPDGTPRKLCDVTKLHSLGWRHSMEVEDGVKALYAWYRSTLV from the coding sequence ATGCTTGACAAAAACTCAAAAATATATGTAGCCGGCCACCACGGCCTCGTGGGTTCGGCAATATGGAAAAATCTTGAAAAGCGGGGCTACAACAATCTCGTGGGTCGCAGCCACAGCGAGCTCGACCTCACCGATCAGCAGGCTGTGCGTCGTTTCTTCGACCAGGAGCGTCCCGATGCCGTGGTGCTGGCGGCTGCCTATGTGGGCGGCATCATGGCTAACTCGCTGTATCGCGCCGATTTCATCATGCAGAACATGAAGATACAGTGCAACGTCATCGACGAGAGCTACAGGCATGGCGTGAAGAAGCTGCTTTTCCTGGGCTCGACCTGCATCTATCCCAAAAATGCCCCTCAGCCCATCAAGGAAGATGCCTTGCTCACTTCGCCCCTGGAATATACCAACGAAGAATATGCGCTGGCCAAGATTTCGGGCCTGAAAATGTGCGAGAGCTACAACCTGCAATACGGCACCAACTATATCGCCGTGATGCCTACCAACTTGTATGGACCCAACGATAACTTCCATCTTGAAAACAGCCACGTGATGCCTGCCATGATGCGCAAGATATACCTGGCGCGTCTCATCAACGAGGGAAACTGGAAGGCTATCGCAACCGACATGAACAAGCGCCCGGTGAAGGGCGTTGACGGTAGTGCCAGCCACGACGAGATATTGCGTGTGCTTGCCGACTACGGCATAGCCGACAATCACGTCACGCTGTGGGGTACGGGCCGGCCGCTGCGCGAATTCTTGTGGAGCGAGGACATGGCCGACGCCAGCGTCTACCTCTTGCTCAATGTGGATTTTAAGGATATCATAGGCATCGACAAGTACTCGAGCGTGTTCTACGGCGCCACCACCGGGGGGCACATCGACCGCAACACCTCGACGGGGCGTGGCGGCGCCATTCCTGCCCTGGGCGAGATACGCAATTGTCACATCAACGTGGGCACGGGCATCGAGATCACTATCAGGCAGCTCAGCCAGTTGGTAGCCCAGGCAGTGGGCTTCAAGGGCCGTATCGACTTTGACGCCTCCAAGCCCGACGGCACGCCACGCAAGTTGTGCGACGTGACCAAGCTGCACAGCCTGGGCTGGCGGCACAGCATGGAGGTCGAAGACGGAGTGAAGGCGCTCTATGCCTGGTATCGGTCTACACTCGTGTGA